The following are from one region of the Mauremys mutica isolate MM-2020 ecotype Southern chromosome 22, ASM2049712v1, whole genome shotgun sequence genome:
- the LOC123354843 gene encoding histone H4 transcription factor: MPPGKAGNKEKLVLQCEWEMCTYVASKMEEFCDHVSEHLQLHLRGEHRDEMNPLEEYTCLWQECGFCSPESSADLVRHVYFHCYHTKLKQWGLQALQSQSDVSHCQLDFQSRNIIPEIQENFLCLWEYCERSFDNPEWFYRHVEDHSFCSEYKAAGKENHVVFCGWKECDCTFKGRCKLREHLRSHTQEKVVACPTCGGMFSNNTKFFDHIRRQTALDQQRFQCSHCSKRFATERLLRDHMRNHVNHYKCPLCDMTCPLPSSLRNHIRFRHSEERPFKCDYCDYSCKNLIDLRKHLDTHSKEPAYRCEFEACSFTARSLCSIKLHYRKVHEGDSEPRYKCHICDKCFTRGNNLTVHLRKKHQFKWPSGHPRFRYKEHEDGYMRLQLVRYESVELTEQLLKDREKQGELLDGTAECVVLTEGEGNLQGIILEPPAEASLEEANDMESQVAPLPPPVYAAANPDPAQQSTFPRAEASPDQDPSASLGPIIRVVNRTNEHGENETVYYVMANAPSEEQAAVPSGLAVEPEENVMDRLQKTAEELGIQIM; encoded by the exons ATGCCTCCTGGAAAGGCTGGCAATAAGGAAAAGTTGGTGCTTCAGTGTGAATGGGAGATGTGCACCTATGTGGCCTCTAAGATGGAGGAGTTTTGTGATCATGTGTCGGAGCATTTGCAGCTGCATCTTCGTGGGGAACATAGGGATGAGATGAACCCTCTTG AAGAATACACTTGTCTGTGGCAGGAATGTGGCTTCTGCTCCCCAGAGAGCTCAGCAGACCTGGTCCGCCATGTTTACTTCCACTGTTACCACACTAAGCTGAAGCAGTGGGGCCTGCAGGCCTTGCAGAGCCAGTCAGACGTGAGCCACTGTCAGCTGGACTTCCAGAGCCGTAACATCATTCCTGAGATCCAGGAAAACTTCCTGTGTCTGTGGGAGTACTGTGAG AGATCTTTTGATAACCCTGAATGGTTCTACCGGCATGTGGAGGATCACAGCTTCTGTTCAGAATACAAGGCAGCTGGGAAGGAGAACCATGTGGTCTTTTGTGGCTGGAAAg AGTGCGACTGCACCTTCAAAGGGCGCTGTAAGCTGCGGGAACACCTGCGCAGCCACACGCAGGAGAAGGTAGTGGCCTGTCCTACCTGTGGCGGGATGTTCTCCAACAACACCAAGTTCTTTGACCACATCCGCCGGCAGACGGCCCTGGATC AGCAGAGGTTTCAGTGCTCCCACTGCTCCAAGAGGTTTGCTACTGAGAGGCTGCTGCGTGATCACATGAGGAACCATG TAAACCACTACAAGTGCCCCTTGTGCGACATGACCTGCCCGCTGCCCTCCTCCCTGCGCAACCACATCCGCTTCCGGCACAGCGAGGAGCGGCCCTTCAAGTGTGACTACTGTGACTACAG CTGTAAAAATCTCATTGATTTGAGGAAGCACCTGGACACTCACAGCAAAGAGCCAGCCTATCGCTGCGAGTTCGAAGCCTGCAGCTTCACTGCGCGTTCCCTCTGCTCCATCAAACTGCACTACAGGAAAGTCCACGAG GGTGACTCGGAACCCCGGTACAAGTGCCACATCTGTGACAAGTGCTTCACACGTGGGAACAACCTCACCGTGCACCTAAGGAAGAAACACCAGTTCAAGTGGCCCTCGGGCCATCCTCGCTTCAG GTACAAGGAACACGAGGACGGCTACATGCGGCTGCAGCTAGTGCGCTATGAAAGTGTGGAGCTgactgagcagctgctgaaggaCCGGGAGAAACAGGGCGAGTTGCTGGATGGCACGGCGGAGTGCGTGGTGCTGACAGAGGGTGAGGGCAACTTGCAGGGGATTATCCTGGAGCCACCAGCAGAGGCCTCCCTGGAGGAAGCCAATGACATGGAATCGCAGGtagccccactgccaccaccgGTCTATGCTGCTGCCAACCCTGACCCAGCTCAGCAAAGCACCTTCCCGAGAGCTGAGGCCTCGCCAGACCAAGACCCCAGCGCCTCGCTCGGCCCCATCATCCGTGTGGTGAACAGGACCAATGAGCATGGGGAGAACGAGACCGTGTACTACGTCATGGCCAATGCACCTTCGGAGGAGCAGGCAGCGGTGCCCAGTGGCCTGGCTGTGGAGCCGGAGGAGAACGTCATGGACCGCCTACAGAagacagctgaggagctggggataCAGATTATGTGA